Genomic window (Staphylococcus debuckii):
TTTTTCTGCGCTAAGAAAAAAGGATAAATATATCAATTCTTATCTCTTAGCAATCGATTGCTACGGGACTTGGCACACGCGTTTCCATGTTGCCGAGGCTTCAAAGTGCCCTTCACTCCACCTCTCTTGATAAGCACTATTTATTTTTAAATTGTGAATCTTTTTAAACTTATCACGCTCAACGGCTTGCGTCAATTATCTGAAGTTTAACTTTGGTTAAGCATTTATTCAGTCGGGCGTTGAATCGTAAATTCTTCACCTAGTTTCACATAATCGTTTCCTGCTAAACGTCCTACAGGCTGCAAGGCTTGCATATTAATCTTGAACGGATCCATATAGACCGCATCGTCAATATGATATTGTACCACGCGTCCGATGATTAAATCATTACCTGTTTCATCGTCGCCTAATTCAATGAGACGATCTAATTTACATTCGAAGCGGATACTTGCCCCTTCAATTGCAGGGACGTCGACTACAGTAGAAGGAATTGTTTTAAAGTCCGTACGTTCTAATTCATTTTCTGTCGGCGCAATAGGTGCGGCTGTTTGGTTGATGCCTTCAATCATGGAAAGTTGAGAAATATGCACTACAAACTCACCCATTGTCTCGATGTTCACAGACGTATCTTTACGTTTGCCGTTAATACGTGCCGTTGAGATCATAATCATCGGCGGTTCACTACTCACTACATTAAAAAAGCTGAAAGGCGCCGCATTAAGATTACCTTCTTTATCTTGAGAGGTCACAAACGCAATAGGACGTGGCAATACACTACCACTCAATAATTTATAATTATCTTTCTGTGTTAACTCATTCGGATCGAATTGTTTCATACTCACACCTCATTTTATTTATAATTGGTAGTTTTATAGTAGGAAAAATCAACGCTAATTGCTAATGACTTGTTCATGACGACTCGCCTTTCTCCATTCAAAAACCCCCGGCTGCTCTTGCCGAGGGGAGTGTAGGAGATGGAGCTACTCTTCTAAGGTTTCTTTTCCAGAGCAGCAGTTTAATTAATTTGTTTACCGCCTGTGACACCATAGACTTGTCCTGTTGTATAGCTGGATTCGTCTGAAGCTAAAAGAACGTAAGTGCTGGCTAATTCAACAGGTTGGCCTGAACGTCCCATCATAGATTGTTGGCCGAATTCTGGAATTTTATCTTGCGGTTGTCCGCCTGAGATTTGTAATGGTGACCAGAATGGACCAGGTGCGACTGAATTGACACGGATGCCTCTTTCGATCAATTCTTTAGCAAGGCTCTTAGTCAAGGAAATAATCGCTGCTTTAGTTGCGGCATAGTCATGCAACAATGGATTCGGGTCATAACCTTGGATAGAAGTTGTCGTTGTGATTGTGCCGCCTGGTTTCAAGTATTCTAAAGCCTTTTGCGTCGTCCAAAAGATTGGATAGACGTTTGTTTCAAAGGTATTCGTAAAGTCTTCTGTTTTGAAGTCTTCGAATTTCTCATGATATTGTTGATAGCCTGCCACCATTGTGACGTTGTCTAATCCGCCTAGACGGTCGTTTGCGAATTCTACAAGTTCATAGTTGAAATCTTCGTTCGTAATATCGCCTGGTAATAAATATACTGTTCCGCCTTTGCCTTCAATGACTTGTTTCACTTCTTGTGCATCGTCTTCTTCTCTAGGATGATAATTGATAACCACTGATGCGCCTTCTCTGGCATAAGCGATTGCTACAGCGCGTCCGATAGCTGAGTCGCCGCCAGTTACTAACATTTTCAATCCTTCTAAACGACCATGTCCTTCATATGACTCCTCACCGCAATCGGGTTTCGGTTCCATGTCTTTTTGCAGACCTGGCCAAGGTTGTTCTTGTTTAGGAAAATCTTTATCTGTAAATTTTTTGCGTGGATCTGGAAGTGCCATTTCTATCACTCCTAATAAGATTTGATAGTTTTGTTATACCCTGCCTTTAAAATTCCATTCATGATTACATTAAAATAACTTTTGAATTAATTTAACAAGATAATCAGGCGCTGTTTCCAAAATTCGTTCATCAGGTTGATACTTCGGATGATGCAAATCATAGTCACTTTCAGAACCAATAAAGGCAAATACTCCAGGCACAGTATCGCTCAGCGCTGAAAAATCTTCTCCGATTGTTTTCGGTTCTGCAAGGATTTGGACACTGTAGCCCGTCTCTTCAGCCGCTTCAACCGCCTTCTCTGTCAACGCTTCATCGTTTATTACAGCATTCGGCAAATGGATATATTCAAGTTCAATCTCTGCATCAAACGCTTTTCCAATTCCTGCACATAAATCCTGCAAGCGTCCCTCTGCCTTTGCTCTCGTTGCAGCATTAAAGGTACGCACCGTGCCCTGCATATAAGCTTGGTCCGGAATCACATTCCACGTATTGCCTGCTGAGACTTCGCCAATCGTTACCACCGCTGAATCAAACGCAGAGACATTACGGCTGACAATCGATTGAATGCTAGTCATCAATTGCCCTAAGATAATCATCGGGTCGTTGCTTTCCTCAGGTTTCGCAGCATGTCCTCCTTTGCCTTGAATATGTATCGCAAAGCGGTCTACCGCTGAAGTCATCGCACCCGACTTAATCGCAAACTCGCCCACTTTCAAAGTCGGATCATTGTGAAAGCCCGTAACTACTTTCACCCCGTCTAGTACACCTGCATCCACCATCTGCTGTGCTCCGCTTCCTACCTCTTCAGCTGCTTGAAACAAAATTCGTACACGCCCTGGCAACTCCGCTTCTCGCGCTTTCAACTGCATTGTCGCTGCTAAAATAGTCGTCATGTGAATGTCATGTCCGCAAGCATGCATCACACCGTCAGCAGTCGAGCGAATTTCACTGTCGACCTGCTCTAATATCGGCAACGCATCAATATCCGTACGCAATGCTACAACCTCCTCGCCTTGCCCTACCTCTGCGACCAGACCCGTTTGTAAAGGATAATCTACAATTTTAATCTCATGTTCCTCTAATATTTTTCTTAGACGCTTCGTTGTTTCAAACTCTGCATACGACACTTCCGGGTGCCGGTGAAACACACGTCTCCATTTCTTAACTTGATTGATGTCTGTCATCTTTCCCACTTCCTTTTCCGAAAAAATAAAACACTAGATAGATGGCTGTACCAGAGAGTACGCCGAACGCTAAGTTATTCGTGGCCAAAGTGACCACCATAGTTATTAAAATCGTTGCGGTATTACGTACAGGTGCTTCCTTAATCGCAGTCCAAGTTCTTCTGTCAAATGTATTGAAAGCAATAGATACTAATACAGTGGCCAATACGACCATCGGAATTAAAGATATAACTGGACCTAGTACATAGATGGTAAGCAGCAAGAAGAAAGCCGTGACTAAAGTTGAAAAACGTGCGGTCGCTCCAATCTTCACATTAAATTTAGATTGACCTACTAAAGCACTGCCCCCAAATCCTCCGAATAATCCAGAAGCAAAATTCGCTAACCCTTGAGCCGCGGACTCTTGATTCTCATTACTTCTTACATTCGTCAATACATCTAAAGCCTTGGCAGTCAACAGCGATTGAAGTGTGCCTACTATTGCCATCGTCAATCCATAACCCAGGATGGTACCTAACGCGTGAGAATGTGTGAAGAGTGGCAGCACTTCCCATTGCAATTTCGGGATGACCACATGAATATCAGCTAAATCATGTACATATTTCAAGTTCGGATGCAGTGTGTGCGCCACAAGTGTCAGCACGACAATAGAAACCAGCGGCGCGGGAATAAATCTGATCCAGCGCGGTACTAGCCAAATAATTAAAAATGATAATACTGCAAAGATATAAGTAGCAGTTGAAATCCCAAAGATGCTTGGAAATTGCGAGGACATTAAGAGTAGTGCGAGTGCATTCATAAATCCGATGACTACGGCTACTGGAATGCGATCAATCAATCGGCCTACTTTAAAAATGCCGAATAGCATTTGCAAAATACCCATTACCATACTGGCAGCAATTAAATACATAGGGCCATGACTGGCGACAAGAGGTGCGGCCACCAATGCAATGCCGCTGCTCGGTCCGGTAATCATCAACGTACGCCCTGCAGTAAAACTTAAAACCACCATCATTATTCCCATACTT
Coding sequences:
- a CDS encoding SDR family oxidoreductase, with protein sequence MALPDPRKKFTDKDFPKQEQPWPGLQKDMEPKPDCGEESYEGHGRLEGLKMLVTGGDSAIGRAVAIAYAREGASVVINYHPREEDDAQEVKQVIEGKGGTVYLLPGDITNEDFNYELVEFANDRLGGLDNVTMVAGYQQYHEKFEDFKTEDFTNTFETNVYPIFWTTQKALEYLKPGGTITTTTSIQGYDPNPLLHDYAATKAAIISLTKSLAKELIERGIRVNSVAPGPFWSPLQISGGQPQDKIPEFGQQSMMGRSGQPVELASTYVLLASDESSYTTGQVYGVTGGKQIN
- a CDS encoding flavin reductase family protein, producing MKQFDPNELTQKDNYKLLSGSVLPRPIAFVTSQDKEGNLNAAPFSFFNVVSSEPPMIMISTARINGKRKDTSVNIETMGEFVVHISQLSMIEGINQTAAPIAPTENELERTDFKTIPSTVVDVPAIEGASIRFECKLDRLIELGDDETGNDLIIGRVVQYHIDDAVYMDPFKINMQALQPVGRLAGNDYVKLGEEFTIQRPTE
- a CDS encoding SulP family inorganic anion transporter — encoded protein: MRIESYAEEWQGSAKDNIFAGILIALSALPGAIAYSFIVGMNPSIGLLSMGIMMVVLSFTAGRTLMITGPSSGIALVAAPLVASHGPMYLIAASMVMGILQMLFGIFKVGRLIDRIPVAVVIGFMNALALLLMSSQFPSIFGISTATYIFAVLSFLIIWLVPRWIRFIPAPLVSIVVLTLVAHTLHPNLKYVHDLADIHVVIPKLQWEVLPLFTHSHALGTILGYGLTMAIVGTLQSLLTAKALDVLTNVRSNENQESAAQGLANFASGLFGGFGGSALVGQSKFNVKIGATARFSTLVTAFFLLLTIYVLGPVISLIPMVVLATVLVSIAFNTFDRRTWTAIKEAPVRNTATILITMVVTLATNNLAFGVLSGTAIYLVFYFFGKGSGKDDRHQSS
- a CDS encoding amidohydrolase; amino-acid sequence: MTDINQVKKWRRVFHRHPEVSYAEFETTKRLRKILEEHEIKIVDYPLQTGLVAEVGQGEEVVALRTDIDALPILEQVDSEIRSTADGVMHACGHDIHMTTILAATMQLKAREAELPGRVRILFQAAEEVGSGAQQMVDAGVLDGVKVVTGFHNDPTLKVGEFAIKSGAMTSAVDRFAIHIQGKGGHAAKPEESNDPMIILGQLMTSIQSIVSRNVSAFDSAVVTIGEVSAGNTWNVIPDQAYMQGTVRTFNAATRAKAEGRLQDLCAGIGKAFDAEIELEYIHLPNAVINDEALTEKAVEAAEETGYSVQILAEPKTIGEDFSALSDTVPGVFAFIGSESDYDLHHPKYQPDERILETAPDYLVKLIQKLF